A window of the Gossypium hirsutum isolate 1008001.06 chromosome A03, Gossypium_hirsutum_v2.1, whole genome shotgun sequence genome harbors these coding sequences:
- the LOC107938487 gene encoding uncharacterized protein, giving the protein MNEFGTERSRPWNIYTSSDPSPSQAVADKETPWKDFGASMNAISFGFVATAILISMFLIMAIFEHLFRPNPAFSSPDQVTDGGLGSRPIEKLGNQERVSYASDFSVVMPGEQYPTHIAQPAPLPCPREGIYWPPHEHNFVFP; this is encoded by the exons ATGAATGAGTTTGGTACTGAGAGATCAAGGCCATGGAACATATATACAAGTTCAGATCCAAGTCCATCTCAAGCAGTAGCTGATAAGGAAACTCCTTGGAAAGACTTTGGAGCATCCATGAATGCCATTTCTTTTGGCTTTGTTGCTACAGCTATCTTGATATCAATGTTCCTTATAATGGCCATTTTCGAACACCTTTTTCGCCCCAACCCTGCTTTTTCTTCACCTGATCAAGTTACTGATGGTGGTTTAGGGTCTAGACCAATTGAGAAACTTGGGAATCAAGAAAGA GTATCATATGCATCAGATTTCTCAGTGGTGATGCCAGGAGAGCAATATCCTACTCATATTGCACAGCCTGCTCCTTTGCCTTGCCCAAGGGAAGGCATCTATTGGCCACCCCATGAACATAATTTTGTATTTCCCTAA
- the LOC107938520 gene encoding uncharacterized protein — MYIYIHMYYIGGNENTRSMDSLDITQLAETLNPIVKNPEMDQFTKNSNPNTQEQELDEQGSNNCEMFGPKLRRNNSVSSAYALQLQVAVKRAFSMRRSSSVSERYCRIYDQCMSLGSPFVDEEWDVNGTRRSDKKKNIKGKILKVWKKLFRY; from the coding sequence atgtatatatatattcacatgtatTATATTGGTGGCAATGAAAATACAAGGTCCATGGACTCTTTAGATATTACCCAACTCGCAGAAACCTTAAACCCCATAGTGAAGAACCCAGAAATGGACCAGTTTACCAAGAACTCAAACCCCAATACACAAGAGCAAGAATTAGATGAACAAGGAAGCAACAATTGTGAGATGTTTGGTCCCAAACTGAGAAGAAACAACTCGGTTTCTTCAGCCTACGCATTGCAGCTCCAGGTTGCTGTGAAGAGAGCATTCTCGATGAGAAGATCTTCTTCTGTTTCTGAAAGGTACTGTAGGATCTACGACCAGTGTATGAGCTTGGGATCACCTTTTGTTGATGAAGAATGGGATGTAAATGGAACAAGAAGATCTGACAAGAAGAAGAACATTAAAGGCAAGATCCTAAAAGTATGGAAGAAACTTTTTAGATATTAG